One Streptomyces sp. R28 DNA window includes the following coding sequences:
- a CDS encoding lantibiotic dehydratase, whose amino-acid sequence MYRAIDAGVIRASVFPLTATLPPWPDLYGDASADVHRLQEWIAQVWTDDTVAAAIEVATPLLADTVRKVLGGEPRRPRIVRRTAVSLARYLLRMQHRATPFGLFAGPAPIRVGGTARVQWGAEHRAFVHADAVWLKDVITVLERDLEVLRHLHVIADPTCRVRGGSITVQHQPGDADGPTDTRLRRTPAVEAVLALARTPITVGDLTAKLSSDYPETPPAVIEDVLRSLVEHRVLLSSLHAPMTCDDTLGHLVDQLETAEAASDTATKLRQIRTLLIAHNSGPLDNQKSLRAQASARMTALTGITDRTLVVNLRPDCNIVLPEIVTREAERALEVMARITPYPDGSPAWNDYRTRFLERYSMGAIVPLRDLTDPDTGLGFPVGYRRTVLKRPVLATSRRDEYLLALAQNAALNDQREIILSEEDIQALSLGEPDQVPAHVELCFTVLSPSLKDLERGRFALSTAGLSLAAGTTTGRFLTMLERPDRERMTAAYADLPTLTAGAARGQVSSPPLRLPTYNVARAPAVVPNVLSVSEHNPHATLDLDDLGVVADSQRLYLVQLATGRPIEPSVMNAVELANATHPLVRFVCELHRSHAAVLLPFAWGAAAQLLFLPEVRVGRTILSAACWRLRARDLGGDNWAFRFTDWRIRYGVPRTVYVGSDDQRLRLDLDISAHVQLLQAELDRNGTVVLHEAPPESAFGWVGRTHEITVPFAAHQPPTPTPISRTTAVVSRASGRIPGASEWAYLKLYGNSDRVPEVLTTRLPRLLSNWGAEGPNWWFTRYADPDAHLRLRLRLSDPHAFGDVAQRVAAWAAELRAEGLIQRVQWDTDEPETGRYGTGTVLEAAEGFFAADSAAALAQTTLPVPDRLRPAVTAASFVDIADTFLGSPADSRTWLTTNLLKNDGDPAPRDVLTTAIRLITPDPDRASLQSLPDSAYVATTWALRRDTLTAYHQALKANGADPAAVLPSLLHMHHNRVAGIDPDGEATCRRLARAAALSWTARSQGAPR is encoded by the coding sequence ATGTATCGCGCTATTGATGCGGGAGTGATCAGAGCTTCGGTGTTCCCGTTGACGGCGACGCTGCCTCCCTGGCCAGATCTGTACGGCGACGCGTCCGCTGACGTGCACCGGTTGCAGGAGTGGATCGCCCAGGTCTGGACGGATGACACCGTGGCCGCTGCGATCGAGGTCGCCACCCCCCTCCTTGCCGACACTGTCCGCAAGGTGCTCGGCGGAGAACCCCGGCGACCAAGGATCGTCAGGCGCACAGCTGTCTCCCTGGCCCGCTACCTCCTGCGGATGCAGCACCGCGCCACGCCGTTCGGGCTGTTCGCCGGGCCCGCCCCTATACGTGTCGGGGGTACAGCCCGAGTCCAGTGGGGCGCCGAACACCGCGCCTTCGTGCACGCCGACGCGGTGTGGCTGAAGGACGTCATCACCGTCCTGGAACGCGACCTGGAGGTGCTGCGGCACCTGCATGTCATCGCCGACCCCACCTGCAGGGTGCGCGGGGGCAGCATCACTGTGCAGCATCAGCCGGGTGACGCTGACGGTCCCACCGATACGCGGCTACGGCGCACCCCAGCCGTCGAAGCGGTACTGGCTCTGGCCCGTACGCCCATCACGGTCGGCGACCTCACGGCCAAGCTGTCCAGCGACTATCCCGAGACCCCGCCTGCGGTGATCGAGGACGTGCTGCGCAGCCTTGTCGAGCACCGGGTGCTTCTGAGCAGCCTGCACGCCCCCATGACGTGCGACGACACACTCGGTCACCTGGTCGACCAGCTCGAAACAGCCGAAGCTGCCTCCGACACGGCCACGAAGTTGCGGCAGATTCGCACGCTCCTCATCGCCCACAACAGCGGCCCACTGGACAACCAAAAGTCTCTCCGCGCACAGGCCAGCGCAAGGATGACCGCCCTCACCGGCATCACGGACCGCACCCTGGTCGTCAACCTACGGCCCGACTGCAACATCGTCCTGCCGGAGATCGTGACCCGTGAGGCGGAGCGCGCCCTGGAGGTCATGGCCCGGATCACGCCATACCCGGACGGCTCCCCGGCCTGGAACGACTACCGGACGCGGTTTCTTGAGCGCTACAGCATGGGCGCCATCGTCCCCTTGCGTGACCTCACCGACCCAGACACCGGCCTCGGCTTTCCAGTCGGCTACCGCAGGACGGTCCTGAAGCGCCCGGTGCTGGCAACGAGCCGTCGCGACGAATACCTCCTCGCCCTCGCCCAGAACGCAGCCCTCAACGACCAGCGCGAGATCATCCTCAGCGAGGAGGACATCCAGGCGCTGTCCCTCGGCGAGCCCGACCAGGTTCCCGCGCACGTCGAACTGTGCTTCACCGTGCTGTCGCCCTCCCTGAAGGACCTGGAGCGCGGCCGGTTCGCCCTGAGCACGGCCGGGCTCTCCCTCGCGGCCGGCACGACTACCGGCCGCTTCCTGACCATGCTGGAGCGACCCGACCGGGAGCGGATGACCGCCGCGTACGCCGACCTGCCGACGCTCACCGCCGGCGCCGCCCGAGGCCAGGTCTCCAGCCCGCCGCTGCGGCTGCCGACGTACAACGTCGCCCGCGCCCCGGCCGTCGTGCCGAACGTGCTGTCCGTCAGCGAGCACAACCCGCACGCCACACTCGACCTGGACGACCTCGGCGTCGTCGCCGACTCCCAACGCCTGTACCTGGTGCAGTTGGCCACCGGTCGACCGATCGAACCGTCGGTCATGAACGCCGTGGAACTCGCCAACGCCACCCACCCACTTGTCCGCTTCGTGTGCGAACTGCACCGCTCGCACGCCGCGGTCCTCCTCCCCTTTGCCTGGGGCGCGGCGGCCCAACTGCTGTTCCTGCCCGAAGTGCGCGTCGGCCGCACCATCCTGTCCGCCGCGTGCTGGCGACTACGCGCCCGAGACCTTGGCGGAGACAACTGGGCCTTCCGCTTCACCGACTGGCGCATCCGTTACGGCGTACCGCGCACCGTCTACGTCGGCAGCGACGACCAACGGCTGCGCCTGGACCTCGACATCTCCGCCCACGTCCAGCTCCTTCAGGCCGAGCTGGACCGAAACGGAACAGTGGTGCTGCACGAGGCGCCTCCGGAGAGCGCGTTCGGCTGGGTGGGACGCACGCATGAGATCACAGTGCCCTTCGCCGCCCACCAGCCGCCCACCCCCACGCCCATCTCCCGGACGACGGCCGTGGTGAGCCGCGCCTCCGGCCGGATACCAGGCGCGAGCGAGTGGGCGTACCTCAAGCTGTACGGCAACTCCGACCGCGTGCCGGAGGTGCTGACCACCCGCCTGCCGCGGCTGCTGAGCAACTGGGGAGCCGAGGGGCCGAACTGGTGGTTCACCCGCTACGCCGACCCCGACGCCCACCTGCGACTGCGGCTCCGCCTGTCAGACCCGCACGCCTTCGGTGACGTCGCACAGCGCGTCGCCGCGTGGGCCGCAGAGCTACGCGCCGAGGGCCTGATCCAGCGCGTGCAGTGGGACACCGACGAGCCGGAGACTGGTCGCTACGGCACCGGCACCGTCCTGGAGGCCGCCGAAGGGTTCTTCGCCGCGGACTCCGCCGCCGCCCTCGCGCAGACGACCCTTCCCGTCCCCGATCGCCTGCGGCCTGCAGTCACCGCCGCCAGCTTCGTGGACATCGCCGACACTTTCCTCGGCTCACCCGCAGACAGCCGAACATGGCTCACGACCAACCTCCTGAAGAACGACGGCGACCCCGCACCCCGTGACGTACTCACCACGGCGATCCGTCTCATCACCCCGGACCCCGACCGCGCCTCCCTGCAGTCCCTGCCGGACAGCGCCTACGTCGCCACAACGTGGGCCCTGCGCCGAGACACCCTCACCGCCTACCACCAGGCCCTCAAAGCCAACGGTGCCGACCCAGCCGCCGTACTGCCATCCCTACTGCACATGCACCACAACCGCGTTGCCGGCATCGACCCCGACGGCGAAGCCACCTGCCGCCGCCTCGCCCGCGCCGCCGCCCTGTCCTGGACCGCCCGCAGCCAAGGAGCCCCACGGTGA
- a CDS encoding FxLD family lanthipeptide: MAPQNTGTTLKAATDFGADAALDFDLRIETVASAPVLGSLLNDTSDNCGSTCQSACSNSTCIGG; the protein is encoded by the coding sequence ATGGCACCGCAGAACACAGGCACCACCCTGAAGGCCGCCACGGACTTCGGGGCCGACGCAGCGTTGGACTTCGACCTCCGTATCGAGACCGTCGCCTCCGCCCCGGTCCTCGGCTCGCTGCTGAACGACACCAGCGACAACTGCGGCTCCACCTGCCAGTCCGCCTGCTCCAACAGCACCTGCATCGGCGGCTGA
- the fxlM gene encoding methyltransferase, FxLD system translates to MDDVPSMMTRNHDSAPVPDQQLRDAMVQRLIELGAARSPRVVAAFRSVPRHLATPEVDMARTYDAEYAAVTKTDATGVDISSVSAPRIQAMQIEQADIQPGMNILEIGSGGVNAAYLAELVGEHGRVITMDIDRDVTQRAKDFLKATGHRKITVITADGEHGAPGHAPYDRILVTVQAADIPPAWIHQLKEGGRLVVPLRMRGMTRTIAFVRDGERLVSDGFELCGFVPMQGAGENRLRLAVLHDTEGEEIALRLDGHPEPDTEALRAALRTARAEAWSGVTLAGDESNEHLDLWLTTALDNLPLMAAKPSARQHGLVASASPLGVPTLVDGDSFAYRTVRATDDADRFELGAVGHGPQGKAVAERLVEEIQTWDREHRGHRAHIEVHPAGTPDDQLPAGRVIDRLHTRITISWP, encoded by the coding sequence ATGGATGACGTCCCCAGCATGATGACCAGGAACCACGACAGTGCCCCTGTGCCCGACCAGCAACTGCGCGACGCGATGGTGCAGCGACTGATCGAACTGGGCGCCGCACGCAGCCCCCGCGTGGTGGCCGCGTTCCGCTCGGTCCCCCGGCACCTGGCCACTCCCGAGGTGGACATGGCCAGGACCTACGACGCCGAGTACGCCGCTGTGACGAAGACGGACGCCACAGGCGTGGACATCAGCTCGGTGTCCGCTCCGCGCATCCAGGCGATGCAGATCGAGCAGGCCGATATCCAGCCGGGGATGAACATCCTGGAGATCGGCTCCGGCGGCGTGAACGCGGCCTATCTCGCCGAGCTGGTGGGGGAGCACGGCCGCGTAATCACGATGGACATCGACCGCGATGTCACGCAGCGTGCGAAGGACTTCCTCAAGGCGACCGGTCACCGGAAAATCACCGTGATCACCGCCGACGGAGAGCACGGCGCGCCCGGCCATGCGCCGTACGACCGCATCCTCGTCACCGTGCAGGCAGCCGACATCCCACCGGCCTGGATCCACCAACTCAAGGAAGGCGGTCGGCTCGTCGTCCCGCTGCGGATGCGCGGCATGACGCGCACCATCGCCTTCGTCCGCGACGGCGAGCGTCTGGTCAGCGACGGGTTCGAGCTGTGCGGCTTCGTGCCGATGCAGGGGGCTGGCGAGAACCGCCTGCGCCTGGCCGTCCTCCACGACACGGAGGGCGAGGAGATCGCCCTGCGCCTGGACGGACACCCCGAACCCGACACCGAGGCCCTGCGTGCCGCGCTGCGCACCGCGCGCGCCGAGGCGTGGTCCGGCGTGACGCTCGCAGGCGATGAGTCCAACGAACATCTGGACCTGTGGCTGACGACCGCCCTGGACAACCTCCCCCTGATGGCGGCGAAGCCCTCCGCCCGGCAACACGGCCTTGTCGCTTCCGCCTCGCCGCTCGGCGTGCCGACCCTCGTGGATGGCGACAGCTTCGCCTACCGCACCGTCCGCGCCACCGACGACGCCGACCGGTTCGAGCTGGGCGCGGTCGGCCACGGGCCGCAGGGCAAGGCCGTCGCTGAGCGCCTGGTCGAGGAGATCCAGACCTGGGACCGCGAGCATCGCGGTCACCGTGCGCACATCGAGGTCCACCCGGCCGGAACGCCGGACGACCAACTCCCCGCAGGCCGCGTCATCGACCGGCTGCACACGCGGATCACCATCTCCTGGCCGTGA